In Oryzias melastigma strain HK-1 linkage group LG14, ASM292280v2, whole genome shotgun sequence, the DNA window agtaaaaaataaattcaaacataaatacaaaaaaatctttatattaCTTTATAGATTACATTTCACCTAGTCCCCTAATAAAACTCAAGGctcaaatgtaaaatgtaattgCGGTCTTATCTGTTTTATAATTCAGTGAAATGATCGCTCTGGATATAGCCAGCCGGCTACTGTTCTTTGGACTCCTGATTTCAATCTCCATTCTGATAATCTTTGCCTTTGCTCGCCGTAGTTTATGCAGGTGTTGTCACGCTAGAAAATTCCGTATCCAAAACACATTAGTTGTTATGCTGAGGTTACCGTAGTTAGACTTATATAATAGCGCGCTGATTTCTTCTTCCTTGTAGCTCAACCTCTGTCAATGACCTCTGGTTGTTGTGACACATGGAATTTTATGTTGGCACAAAGCGGGCGCCATTATTTTTGTCGCTACCCTTGCTAAAACTTTTACAGCAAATGATTTTATGGAGAGTTTTGACTGTGGTGCTTTTTTAGGGCCAGTGTTggtcaaaaacttttttggtttgtttcagcTTTTCCAGCAAACCATCATTTGCAGTAGCTTAACTTGACTTCGGCATTGTGGTTTATCCTGGGAAAACGGAAAGCTCCCTCTGTCATTTGCGGGTGTAATTGGGCCAAAAACGTGCATTTCTTCAGCTAAGTGCTGTACGATAAAACGTGGACGTGTCTCATCATGAtcctttgtgtttcttttaaaggAATGCCATCTGCAAAGCACCTGAAGGCCCGCTGCTCTCCAAGTATTCTTCATCTCTGCATAAACACAGAAGGAAGAAGAGGATGTGAGGGTCATATGTAAGTTGAAGGAGGTATACAAAAAGTCAACAATGCATCGTCAGCACAATTAAGTTTGGtctaaaaagctgttttacatcagtttttgtttttctattgtgtttttatgatgaCTCCAAAAATCCCTTTACAAAagtgatttattattaaaaattcaatttcaccTAATAGACATAATAGACACTATTTCCATTTTTGGACTTTAGCACATTCAGGAAATTACTTAAGGGAGCTAAATTCATCAGGTCGAACATTTAACGAGCGTTAACGTGCCATTAAATGAATGACCTTAGATAATGATTAATGCTGATTATCTATTTGCTTTATGACTGAAAtattttggtgcttttattAGATCCATTTGTAAATGTGAAGTTCATGAACTGATCGACATCTACAAAGCCTTCAATTAAAGCTCCTGACCAATACTAGATTATATGAATATGAatcctatatttttattttttgtagtgtctttgctttaaaaataatgttgagaaatattaaaattagcccctaaaaatgtaaaaaaaattagaattactacatgttttttttttaaattatttaatttaattgctgGATCcattttgatttcaaaaaggtgaattattttttatttttatttttttagtattttaaattgaGCTGTTCAACAGTTCAAATCAGATTTGTTGTTCTTTACGTAGCTGCAATTGTACTAGTactagtattttatttattcatatatttgtacatttttgcatATAGAAATTGTCCAAAtcagcatttttctgttttttgttacaCTTTTCTTGATGCATAACAACCATATATGGACAAAGTGCtgtattttactacattttagAGTAACACCGCCAAACGTttgtttttcaagttaaaaattgtaaaattctgtgaattttaacattatctgtgataatatCATGTGCAATAAAAgctttgaattttacaaatcTGTCTGCATATTCTTTCTTAGTGCTGAAAATACTGGAATTAgtcaatttttaatatttctattgGCAATAATTTTAACCTTCCAGTAAACATTAAAATTCTCAACAGGTTCATAAAAGTTTAATATATTCTCACATTACTTTCAAATGGTgttggaaaacttttttttaatgtgaccTGATGGAACAGACTCCGCCTCCTCACCTGCCCAGATCATTATCGTGTGGGTAAACTTCACAGATGAAGGGTGATTGTCCCCTATTTAGGTTTGCCAACTTGATAAAGTTGCATAAGTTTATGCCTGCAGAGTGAACTGTGTCTTGACTGCAGCCATAACCTCTGGTTTTAATCAGCCCTTACTGGAAGTGGGTTGTTTTCCCTGCACTCCAAGGTTATAAAATCACAGGACACACCGGGAAAGTGTGTTTATCCAGCAGTTAATCCAAGTTCTCCAACAGTGTCTTTGTTTGAGCGGCATGTCTTAAGAGTTGTGAGGGTTTGAATAGGGAGATGCTTTTCTAAAAAGAGGATCTGGGTGACTGCACGGATAAGGAAAATCAATTAGATGCAAGCCTGAAAACCGACAAGAAAATGGGTCAATCTGAAAAGGTCGGGTTTGTTTTGAAGTATCTACTAAAACCAGAATAATTCATCAAATCTGTCTTCATTGTCAAACCTCTGACTGACAAGTCTTACCAGTTTTTATGACAGTAGAGGATTAACTGATAGTGCGCTCAGCAACTTCTGGGACTCTAGGGGAAtaccaaaaaaaatgcaactgtgTTGTAATCAACATGTTTGTGCATGCATCTCCCTCCTCTggctttttaattcatttctcTCTACTTAATTATTTCTGATTTGGAAAATCATCCACATTCTTAAATGTCACATGTCTAAGATAGATTcaatctaataataataaaagagtgttcatgtttttttttcaagatatttttatttttattgtaaaaaaacacaaaaaacaaacaactatgTACATGAATATTTTACAGTTAACCTTGAGCTCACACCTAAGCACCACAAAAAGCTGTTGTATGATGTACGAATGCATTTCTTCCCATTTTAAGATAAGTTTACGTGCGCACATAACGGATAAGAAGAGAGATTTTACAATTAAATGGCTGTATCAATTAAAGAAAACCAACACAAACCATGTGCTATTAGAGCTAGCCTATTTCTATTTGCAGTatgtatatttttctaattacCAGTAGGTTATAATACCTTTCTAAAAAATAAGGGATCGTGTACTAGAACAACTTCACAATGAACAGCAACATTGCTTTGATCCAGTCAAAGCCAACGACAATGTCTTCATTCTTCACATTGGGGGGGGCGCCGAGAGGTGGTCTCCTTAACTGCTACCAAAAGTCCATGGGCCAGGCTGGGCGGTGACTTAGCTTACTGTGTGGACACTTGAGGGGAAGCCGTAGGGTGTGTGGGGGGGCTTGCTCTCAAATGGAAAAGTCAGGGTGGGACAGAAAAAGCTCCTAAAAGTCCAAAGCGTCCTGTCCGATCCTCTGCTGGAGGCTTCAGAGGCAGGTGGGGTACTGATAAAAATTTTTCCACAAGTTGTCCGTCTGACATGAAAACTCTGGTCCCAACGTTGTGTACTGGGGCGTGTACAACGACGTGTCTTCTAGTTCGTCGACTGGAACATAGAAATTAAAGCGCTGTTAGTGAATGTGGGTTAGAGATGTCTATCATCATACGGTTCATTCGTCGGCTAAGAACATTTACCTGAGGAAGATTCACTCCACAGGCTTCCTGGACTGGTGCATGCTTCATTGTTCAGGAACCCATTGCTGTCTTTCTCGAGTTGCTTGCAAAGCTGTAAGAGCAACATCCATCGTTTTAGATTTACCACATCAAATATCATCttatttttgggtgttttttattaaaaacacggcAAAAATGGGTTTTCCTGTCAATGAAAGATGCATACATGCAggtaggaggaggaggagtcagaagTCATGCTTACCTCGATAATATCTTGAGAGCAGTCGTAGTCTGGAAGATCACAGCCAAAAGgagagaggggggaaaaaagcacaaaataagtCCACTGATCTGCAGATTTGATCTGATAGACGGTGAATATTTCAAGAACTTACTTGGGCTGTGTTCAGGGGAAACTTCAAATCTGTGGGAAAACATTGAAAACGGGTCCGACCCAATCTCAACTGACAAAGACCAATCTGGAACTTCAGACAAGCCGGCGTAAGGaaattctgccaaaaaaaagataCGATAACACAAGTTAGAACATGAAAACATCCAAGCTGGAGCTTCAACATGCCCATCAGTGTGTTCCAACTCACCTGTTTGCTCGACCTCGGCGGTGCTGTCGATTGTGTTCTCCTGCGTGCAGAAGTTGGACTCTTGCATGGTTGTGCTGACGGGAGACCGTGTGTCGCTGTAGTCGCTGTCTTCCTCCATCTTGACAGatgttttctgcagagaaaaaaggcCAAATTCATTTACATCTGCTCACATTTCCTGCCCAGGTACCCATTTACATCTGACTATATAGGTCAGTGCCACCATTTGAATGGGCATCTGACTATATGCAAAAATAAGTGCTTCTGCAGCAAcgaaaacaactttatttaccttgtttttgtgctttgctTCAGTTTTGCTCCTTTTAGCTGTGaaaagagaagacaaaaaatctTTAGGATGGTTGCGGTTTAAACTTTCTAGAGCGTGGGCACATGCAGATGCTGCACACCactaaaattaaatctaaaCTTTTGCTTTAGTTGCTCACCTTTGCATTTGGGAGAAACTGGCAGCATTCTGAAGACTCGCATAGCTTGGTGGCCTTTGTTGATGCTCTTGTCTTTCACCTCCTCGATGTCAGGAAGGGAGTTCATGGCACACCGAAAGTTGGCTTTCCAAGTCTTGGGATCAGTAGCCTGACCCTGGACATACtttcctgcaaaaaaaacattaaaaaatgatttaaaatgtgtttttaagagaataaagAAGATAAAGTCAAGTTTGAATCCTCCTTACCAGTGTGGATCGCCCACTCTTTGAACAGGGATGCATCTTTATCCATCTCCCAACCGTGTCTGGCTGCATGTTTCCAAGGAATTGAGAATGTTTTCTTATCCTGCAATAACAGAAATTAAGATCTCAACGTTAATCTTTTAAGTTACAGTAGTTGTTTTAATTGCATGACATGTATCTGCAGCAAATCCTCACCTTGTCCACCCAGCGCAGCCCTTCGATGCTCTCGGACTCGATCATCTTCTCCAGCCACTGCCTCATCCTCATCCTGGCCACAGGCATGCTTGTCTAAAATATGCAGAAGGGGTGGGGGGGCAAGAGCGTTTTTTGTCAGCCAGAGAAATACTgctggtgtttgtgtgtctgataTACAATGTTCAACTACTCGCTAACGGTCACATCCGCCCCGGTTCGAGATTTATTGCCGCCGCGCAAGAGGGTGAAGAGGAGTTCACCAGGAAGCGCAGGGCGCGAAAAGGGGGGCGTTTACGCGTGGGAGTCCATGTCACGTTGagcaatatatttatatataatctATGACATTTCACTAAGACACTTTTGTAAAtgagcttttgcatttttaattaaagttttaaagaaaaaaaaactcgtGCGTAAAAGGTGGGGAGTGAAGATGCGCAAAATGGACAAGAGCAAAAGCGCACAAAAAAGCTCCAAGTAAAGACGCTCCTCTCATATCATGCGCAATTATATCAAACACgactaaaaaagtaaattttcctAAGTGTATATTTTACTTACAGTTCGTTTCCTTTCTTTCTTGCTGCAGGAAAAAATCTATGCGGAAAAATGTCCGAAGTAGTTGAAGGATTTTCTTTCCTAgaacttcttcttctctttgagATATCCTTTAGTTATCCTCTGTGAAGTCTGTTATGATCAGGAGTGATCACTAACTACCGAAACTCGGGCAGCTCACCCTTTATATACAGCTCTAGTGGATTTCCCCAAAATTAGGGGCAGTGCGCATGCGCCACTGTTGACTACAGATCGGTTTCCGAGAAATGGCACTGTCGGTGCCAAGGGGGAAGTGAATGAAAGGCTTGTCTTCAGCAGCCCGTTTGCTGCACGTAttgtttttatatacatatagagGTCTGAATAACCGAACTCACATGTAGTTTACATGCGTCAAGCCCGCCTGCAGACTCTATATACATTTCTGCATAAATCATCATCTCTGAGGTGttttatttcacttaaaaaggcaatataaataattgtttattattttcttttttaagtttcacgaaccttattttaaaaaagaaatgaaaatattttattttggtaaaaaaaaattaatatgcATATAATAAATGTGCTTGTaagaaaataatgcatttaaaataagcCATATTATTTGAGGTCCTAATGAAGGTTATGAGGTTATCCGCCCCCACAACATAGTCACACTGGGGACGCATCAAAGTTCCTCTCGCTGGCCAGATAGAGATCTGCACGAGACGAGCCCTTTAGTATAAACAGCAGCGGCTCAGAGAAGTCGGGCATTTACAAGAAATGGTGTAGTAATAATTGTGGCCGCTGGGGGCAGAGTGGTACCGACTTCATATTCCTCTGACACGTGCTATCTAGTGAGGCGTTTGGGACCGCGGGAAAAATGGTACCCGGAAGCTGGGGAGCATTCCACAAACAGTTGAAGTGAATGTGAAAAGATTCAGCATGAGGGAATTTAGCGTGAAAATTAAGCTGTCAAATCTGAGAGGCATCCACGCAATATTGGTTCTAATTTCTTCTAgcgttttggatgtttttttttctctaaattaatTCATTAGCACCCTGGGAGAGTGGGGGAAACTCCACAGCTGCCGCATTCAGACTTCTGTCCATTCTAGGGGCTTCCCACGCACTGCGGCGCGTGCCCACGCCCTCGCGCCAAGTGCATGGCTTGAGAGCGCGCGCGCGCCCCACAGGGAAAAGCAGGGAATTTTCCTGTGGAGTTTTCTATCGGCAATCCGTGCGTGGGGTTTCCCAATTAAAGGATGCACATGGACTTCGAGGGGAATATCTTCCTGATTTTCcgactttttgttattttatgaaACCGAAACAACAGGGAAAGGGAAAACACGCGAATTATAGGATTTCTCCAGAGGATTTGCatgcaaaagtaaaaagaagtcatattttttaaagtagttgAAAAAGATCTCATGCACTTAGCACAATATgtcattttgactaaataaaaataatattaattttgaaattacagatattaaaatacaaaataaacccCAGTTGTAGTTCTTGTGCAATGATGTGTTTGATTTTTGCCTTATTTTCAAACTTGCTAAGAAAACATTCTTCGACTTCAAATGCCAAAATTTGACATTAACGTATTGATTTCCTTTATTAGCAATATAAAACCAAAATTTTCAcattcttaatttatttttgactctAATGTCCAATCCTCCCAACATCAGTCAGCTTTATTTGATCAAAGGTTAACTATAAAATTACTAGGGTTGtaataattaatcaattaattgatttatattccaacaatccaaccagatcaatctgtctgaggcaaggtGTAAGTCAAATTGGATCAACCTATATCATTATAAAGAGATTTCATACATGTGATGGCAGGAAAAATTGATCAAACCATCATTAAACTTTGAGTTTTGCAAAGACACATGGCTGTACAgcgtggtagaatgttctaataatgttctatttgtattattttgatgtggaaaaacaacagtgaactttataaaactaaaatgtgagtaaatttgtcattaattcttgtttattagtttgtttgtacacacatttaatttacacttgattatcttgcaagaaatacaaggaacctggaaaacttcacctgcacttttcattatttatctccgagtcacactggttgaatttttggctaatgaTGTCCTGGATGAATTTTTAGTCAGTAAATTGGATAAAATCATATCATATCAtattaaaatgaaccaatatcaactatgaattGGATTAGTGACCATAAATTATTATATGaatcaaattattaaaatgaatcactacacatttaaaatgtgtgtgcaTTTCAGTCTATGGGGTGAGGTTGTGGAATAACAAAAAAGTATCCAAataagttaaaatgttaaacaatttaaaaaataaggataaaaactgaacattttggaaaactataAAATGAGAATCCTATTGGAATATATGTACAGACTATGATGATTTTGTGACATTGCTTTGATtcatttatggcttttttttattattttttgtggggataatttttctgtgaaatgcaTAAAATGCGGTAAGACTGGGGAAAGGGTTTAATacgatttttattttacttttttttagatctgtCCATCATGTTTTTTGGttgtattttactttcaaaCCTCAGAAATGATTGCAAAGGAACATGTGGGCAGCTATGGTATCATTTCAGGTCTGTtactacagttttaaagtcaacttttgatcattttttttgggggggggggctttacTTAATAATGAATTTCCGCTGCATAAATCAATCCTGATAGATCCACCCCCACTTATGCATGCCTGCACGTATACATGCAGTTGCAGTGAATCAAGTTATTTAGGCCACCTGACAGGATAAAACAGTAATTTGAGGCTTTAGCATGAGGAAAGCAGCTTGAGCATCCAgtccccccccccatcccctaCACACAGCACCATCTGTTTTGACAGCTCACTGACACTGGGTCAAGTCAAAGCCCTTATTCGCAGTGCAGCCTCAATCAGGTGGGTGGGAGAATGTCAAGGAAACCATTAGGTCTGATGGACTTTGTTGAGGCGTAATACTATTGTAGAAAGATTTCCTTTGCATGCAGCTATTGTCTTTGATCAAGCAGGAAAAATCTTTAGCAGCAACATTTCCTATAGCTCTGAATGAtgttaatgtaaacatgacaGGATGAGTCATGAAGCTGCCCTTTTATTAGATGTGGCATCATATGTCATAGACGTTCAGGAACATTATCATGTGTACATCAATTACTGACACTGAAGTGTGTCATCATGATCGAATCCACTCATAAGACACATCAAATACAGAAACCGTTTAAATTGTATTCCGAGTTTTACAAAGAATTTGAGTTCACATGATTCAACACACATCTCTATACACACAAATCGATACATAAAAGATTCAACCAACTCTGTGGCTATATGACCTAAATGGAAACAATCTAgacatttattattcatttgacatttaaagctataaatgaaAAAACCATTTCACAGAGAAActcgtctttttattttgaagaacaaaaacaaaatgtctgacacaacaaacatgcataaaaacctgacattttgggtcttttaggattttctttctGGTTAAAAAGTGTCATATTGATTTATTCAGGTATTGTTTGAGGAGCTGTGAAAAAGTAACTTCACTGTGGTTCACCTTCAGTCAACTGGAATTGGTCTAACTTGGTAAAAGCAAGTttgtgattggacgtctttttgtctGCCTcacatgaacataaaaagacagacaGTAGAGagcacaacaaaaagaaaaaatgatttttttaagcctttttaccaacataatctATTTCTGGATTTTACTGCTGTAACTCTCACTAGAAGATCAATGTTTTGATATCTGTATCCTTTACATCCAGTATTTTCAGAGCTTAGCAGCCCCTCTGTAGAGTTGCTACACACAGTAGCACAATACTTTTCCTTTGATAGGCAAATACTGACTAGTTTTGCATTGTAAGTTGTTTTGTGCAAGAAGACAACAAGCTCATgtgtataaaattaaataaagtgttgtttttggtcacactttttggtgtttttaacatgttcctgttgcatttttcttcataatagacatacataaagaattttaagcttaaaactgcatttctgagtatttctttattcaaatcacaaTGAATCAGGAAACAATCCCATTTGAAAACGCTTGTAGCAGCGACATGGAAGCTACCATTGTCGCGCCACAGGCctccacatgcagacaaatagatccatgtacatatTCATTGTCCTCGTTCGAGGTGCCATCtggcatttttttgatgatggagttCATATATATCgaaaatgaagatttaaaattgcatttctgtgtatttatttaaatcgctgtgaatcacgaccaaaaaaatgcagtttgtgaTGTAAAATCCACAGTCGACGGGACACAAGATCTCTGCTtcactccattccgatgcatacacttgcaaacaaatacatCCATGCATATCTTCAATCTATCCCGTCTGCTCGCAAAGGcgtgatgggaaatgaaggaagGCTCACTTTGTGCCAACAATGCCAACCACAAAACTGAAGGGTGAAtgtctgatgaactcctgtcgctctgtagaaactgtcccaaaagtttttttatttttttttaaattttggctataaacggaaaaatcataattaaaagataactggaaacacttttaaaatagatcaaaagataatgggacaatgaaaattttgttatttttagatatattttagaATCCTACGTTTACTAAATTATTATAAggacaaaaataacttatttgttttagtttatccAATATacgtttttaggtttttgtatTTGAGTCTTTTTCATAACTTGGCCTTTTTTCAGAAGTATTGTTGGGGATTCTTGAAATTTGTGTCAggcagttttttatgtttatttttttataccaatgtgccatttttaataaacatttatttctgaaaaagcTTTATCTCTTTCTTTAAGTTATGTTTCTCAGACTATTTTCTGTTGACATCTTCCTCTAgtttaagacaaaaacagatttgctcATAGAATCAATTTCCTCACTGTTAAACCATCTGTCAAGAAAacagtgacattttttgttaaagttctAACTAAAGGGGATTTGTTTAGACATATGTATGATTTAGAGGGGAAATTTTCACATTAGAGATGGTTTATctctttaaaatatcctaaatgctaaaaaaaggCCTCCAGAAAAATGTTATAGTGGGTTGGTTACTTGATGGATCTATTCTTTAATTAAACCGTGAAATATGTGGGCAGGTCAAGAACTGGAGACAAATATGCTCATCATCATGGTTGTCATGGCTGACATTCTTGCAGTAAAACAAACACTGTGGGACCTAAAAACTGTAAGTCAAACTGTAAACAGGGCGGAGTCGACAGTTCCTTAAATCTTATCACCATACAAGGACTCCAACTGTCACATTAATTACCAAATGGCATCACGTTTGTGTCGAGGTTTGTTTTGAAAAGAGAAGGAAGTGAGCGATTGTTGGGGGGGAATAAAGTGACTCATGCTTGGAGGATAAGGAATCTCAGATTCTTCAGATTCCTGCTCATTTTGTACAAGGAAGAAtgatgtttataaatgtttgggCGTCCCTCATCCCCACAGTGCGAGCAAAGTGGCTTACTAGtttgcaaaaagctttttttttcttcaaaaattcaAAGTGAAATGGAAGTTCTCTCTCCAGTTGTAggttttagttatcaatttacAAGGAAGCCTTTTAATGATTCTTctaacaaaa includes these proteins:
- the LOC112142410 gene encoding interferon regulatory factor 1 isoform X1, which translates into the protein MPVARMRMRQWLEKMIESESIEGLRWVDKDKKTFSIPWKHAARHGWEMDKDASLFKEWAIHTGKYVQGQATDPKTWKANFRCAMNSLPDIEEVKDKSINKGHQAMRVFRMLPVSPKCKAKRSKTEAKHKNKKTSVKMEEDSDYSDTRSPVSTTMQESNFCTQENTIDSTAEVEQTEFPYAGLSEVPDWSLSVEIGSDPFSMFSHRFEVSPEHSPNYDCSQDIIELCKQLEKDSNGFLNNEACTSPGSLWSESSSVDELEDTSLYTPQYTTLGPEFSCQTDNLWKNFYQYPTCL
- the LOC112142410 gene encoding interferon regulatory factor 1 isoform X2 gives rise to the protein MPVARMRMRQWLEKMIESESIEGLRWVDKDKKTFSIPWKHAARHGWEMDKDASLFKEWAIHTGKYVQGQATDPKTWKANFRCAMNSLPDIEEVKDKSINKGHQAMRVFRMLPVSPKCKAKRSKTEAKHKNKKTSVKMEEDSDYSDTRSPVSTTMQESNFCTQENTIDSTAEVEQTEFPYAGLSEVPDWSLSVEIGSDPFSMFSHRFEVSPEHSPNYDCSQDIIESTN